One genomic region from Frateuria soli encodes:
- the hflD gene encoding high frequency lysogenization protein HflD — protein MNEPRVLALAGLFQAVGLAQQLGNQGRCDETAMESSVASVFRIDAPSVAAVYGGVGGVRLGLRNLIGQLDDSSRDMALTRMAVTVMRLERSLARRPELTAKLQEGIVAAQRQVAHFGQDSPQVVRRLADLYASTLSTLNPRVMVSGNPQFLQQAAVVEKVRANLLAAVRSAVLWRQVGGRQWQIVLNRRQCSMLARGLLTGATLDNG, from the coding sequence ATCAATGAACCGCGCGTGCTGGCACTGGCTGGCCTCTTCCAGGCGGTGGGCCTGGCACAGCAGCTGGGCAACCAGGGCCGCTGCGACGAAACGGCGATGGAATCCAGCGTGGCCAGCGTGTTCCGTATCGACGCGCCGTCGGTGGCCGCGGTCTATGGCGGCGTGGGCGGCGTACGGCTGGGCTTGCGCAACCTGATCGGCCAGCTCGACGACAGCAGCCGCGATATGGCGCTGACCCGGATGGCGGTCACCGTGATGCGGCTGGAGCGCAGCCTGGCCCGTCGCCCGGAGCTGACCGCGAAACTGCAGGAGGGCATCGTCGCGGCGCAGCGGCAGGTTGCCCATTTCGGCCAGGACTCGCCGCAGGTAGTCCGGCGCCTGGCCGACCTCTACGCATCGACCCTGTCGACGCTGAACCCGCGGGTGATGGTCAGCGGCAACCCGCAATTCCTGCAACAGGCGGCGGTGGTGGAAAAGGTGCGCGCCAACCTGCTTGCCGCCGTGCGCTCGGCGGTGTTGTGGCGGCAGGTCGGCGGGCGGCAGTGGCAGATCGTGCTCAACCGCCGCCAGTGCAGCATGCTGGCGCGGGGCCTGCTGACCGGGGCGACGCTCGACAACGGCTGA